GGAGTTTGAGTTCTTGCCGCTTCACTTGATCTTCCAAAGTTCGGAATCTCATGCCTTCTGCCATAGAAATTGATTGTACTCCAAGGATCTAAGGCTCTGATTACCAATTGTTAGGGTCTGAGCTGCAATTCACTCAGACCGATCTGATTATCAAGGAAAGAAGGAAGAATGAAGACAGGGTGCGAGAGAGGAAAGTGAGcagaaggaaaaaagagaaatgaaAGAAGCAACTGAATTTgttattgtgacgaccccacctccccctaaggcgtaccaaagggttcgacggaccgcctgcccaactctcgccaggactcactcactagcTCACACGAATCACGTACATACACATCCatcatgaaccataaataacatacccaattcaagcttataacatACAAGGATAGGAATCAGGGTACAAAGTCTCGATACTCAAACTAGTGCAAAACGtatacaattcaagtacaaaatgtttCATTCGaagaatagcgcgagtacaagccCAAAAGTCAaagttcaaaaacaaaagactacgctagtctttctCAAATCTCACGCctcactcgtacccctgtaaggaaaacaaaactaacggggtgagccaaaGTTCAGTGAAGttcccaaatatcaaattggtcaaCAAATCAAGTGATAACAaagtaatagtgaaatagcgagcaaacaagtccaatcaGGAAAATAGTACTTCAGATAGCCAAGTAATATCAGGTTCacattcacatgtaaggatacagtaaCCCATATCACGGCTCCATTCCAGCTTGGTCaagtggtagttgacactccgccaactTTCAAGTCATAACAAGTccaaaataaaactccactacacgccaatctccgtccaccaatcaacccccttttccgggcccgcacgccacacgaaacacgggtggtaatactcgagtataccgtttagtcggggagataacactccacccGACATTACAagtgacccagggttcgttatctaatcgaccagacccttgccggctcgactcgattaactagccacagggtttctggaatttcaggcAAGACATATCTCAAGTAcatgtagagcaagtcaagtgtaatcaatagcaagaacaagtcatattagggcaagtgcggtaaagtacacccttgccctatcaTTCATTCATCATGTAATCATGTAAGTCAAGTAAGAAACACATGTACCAAGTACAatcggatatttggaagcactcaccaaaatatagtgcttcaagtattcacgttcacttatactccaggcttggagtccagatctgcgataaaaattcaatttgagaactttgaaacacgagtaaaaTTCGAAACTgaaacgttccgttcattaagaatcgtccaattgaaattcatttgaaagacattcgtgaaacacttgctagcttttcaaatcgtaaggtttttgtagcatatatacttggaaacaacacttgagttgaaagtacaaggaaatacaagtttacattagccattatatcttttcccCAAGGTtacaagttcgtttaggttttAACGTATAGCCCtcgataacaaagtagcaaaggtgctcgctagttcaagtgataatcacttaatcTTTACACAAGTTGCAAGTATTGTTTCCtagtcctcgagtgtaaattcgggcagcatgtcctttgtgtttacctaattttccagccatttaggcttcaatccttactcaatccaacccaacaTCATCCATAACATAATTTCAGTTcattagccattccataggctcacaacaaCACACGAACAAagattaagctaatatcaagtgcggaaatgcaattacaaaagacagatttgacgggttttgcggaaataacatattcaaggctacgcttatcggattgatacgcagcttataccatttcgaagctaaggcaaaggcctataactttcatgaagatcacttagtcaaattttcaatgtaacttgatcaaattcccaactcacataacctggtttcaactattcCGCTAATCAACCGCACTGCACTCAAacgaccatatctcagtctaccaaggtccatttaaggcgttcttggtggcgttacaaagctaagacaaggcactgaaactttcatgttttggtggaaggctaaatccaaacggattatagtgaataaactcaatcaaaaggactgaactgtccacgcggaactctggaaatTAACCTAgatcagtgagggtattttcatcttttcacaagctacgatactcagattgagctgaaattttgtaggcaactataaaatactattatctacaactttcatgttttgacctaaggccaattaggcctctaacataaggctacaaaaccggacagaaaaaggggggaaaattttccagaatctggaatttttttggtcttcaatgaaactttctcaaatttcttattccaatcactaccaaagccccttatataaacttatattcaacatatgcaactatacaacaagtgtagacagaaattaatcaaaccctaacttgtttatttcatccaataatcatcacaaccacttgcacatcttgaaatcaagccaaaacttaagctaaataacatcttaacgcaagatttaaaagatcaaggatcatgatcagatttaatacctcaaagacaagtttggatgagtgataatccacctcctttgaaaatttctagttcctctagcttcccaactcacaattaacactttaatcggtttggaaatcgattttctcacttggtttggctaagattcaagaagaaggaagttttcttttgctctccctttctctctctcttttgatcggccagcagcagaaaaaatgaagaggaaagtgcaaAATTGGAAATAAGAAGGTTAGTTGCtctcttggccaagaaactctagggtggcgacacttgtcgccaccaccacctttcatttttctctttccttttccttgttattttagcctcaattttcggtcaaaggcagctgacaattaagaagatattttgctcaaatatcaatgagcttgtatggtaagaaagtggtagtcaagtggtgcgttcaatcggtagtgcgcgggacccgccgatTCACgtcgtttttcttaaaaacacacgtactagggtttttacttcctattcaccaaccttatttcattgctcctaatcacatattatttctcacttaaaaatcacttttaatcaccaaatttgatccttgctccatatcgaaaattcatccggcgaaaaaatcgcgaaaagcctaatttgccccaatcttggaaacgaagagtgaaaccctaatttttaggttcatctgcacttattgttgaacaattgggtagcaggactttaataaataataattttctaataaaagacatttttttttgagaaaaatataagaaatttgcgggtcctcacagttATTACTTATCGACTGTATATGTGTTGGTCCCCTTTTATTACTCTTTCTCTAATACGCTACTAACTGCCTTAACAAACAATTGCGCTGCCATAATTCCCAAGGAACCCTTATTAATTGGAACGACACCGTTCGGTGTCCTAATCTCCCAAATTACGAAATCTCCCAAATTACGAACCCAAATTGCTAACCCAATTTCCTAACTTCTGACCTAATTACCCGACGCCTAACATGGACATTGATCGCAGGCGGGCACGTGATGCAGCTCATGCACCGAATCATTTCCATTTAGAGAAGACGCACGATCACCTGACCATTGGGGCCCACTGACACGTTTCTAAATCAACGCTCAAACCCTAGTTAAATATCAGTTAAAACGAGAGAATCTTTTGAAAAACTAGTAACAATCAACGGCTCTGATCTGCTCACCAGGAACCATATATATGCCCCCGGATTCAGCAGCCTTATTTCCCAACAGCTGTCTTTCGTCTCTGTTTCAGAGCCTCCATTTCCACAGGGACGTCTCACACAACAGGAGCATCCATTCCACGCGCTCATACATTCAAATTGGAATACTCGCAGATACAGAGATAAAGGGAGAAAGAAGGAGACGCAGCCATGTGTGGAATCCTCGCTGTTTTTGGATGCATCGATAATTCTCAAGCGAAGCGTTCCAGAATTATCGAGCTCTCCAGAAGGTGATTTTCGTATAAAAgctttaatttttgtaatttaatTTGGTTGTTTATCTATTTGTTCTGTTTAAAATGCATTAATTTAGCTGCGAAACTTGAATGTGATTGTATTTACGTGTATCTTTTCAAGTGTTAGAACTTTAATCTTTAAGGTGTAATGATTATTGGATTGTTCTGTTGAGCTCATTAATATGTAGAATTGATTATCAAATAATGTAATGCGGAATGAGGAAAAATGAGAAAtgattttgatttaatttactCTCTGGCCTCCTAGAAAATATAATTGAATATGCATTTGATTTTTCAGAGGGGATTATCCCTGTTTATCAGTTCCGGTGATTGCATTTGAAGCTAGCTTAATTAGCTGGATTTCTTTTTGAGGCtacatataaaatttttttggccaCCAAGTTTCTAGGTAGAATTTTCTTGCAAGAAAAAGTGGTTAAAATTTTTAGCTATAGGCAGTTTCAATATTTAAGAATCATATTTACGTATTCTATTCATTTGATGATTTCATCGTAAGTTTCTAGTGTCGTAATAGTTACAGCATCAGAATATGGGAATTAATAAGTGTGGTTGATGATCTCACTTATCCCCTACTTATGACATTTTTTGGTGAGCATAATGGGTGGTTGTGAGGTGGTAATAGTATGAAAATTTGAAGTCTGACAAAGTCAAGGGAGGAATTAGGAGAGGAAACTAAAAATTGAGTACAGGCTTGGTAGCAGTAGAGGCTATGGGAGAAATAGCTCACTTTGAAAAATCTTTTTGGTCGATGCAATTAtctatttgaaatgttttaACGTTTTTCCAGACTGAACAGCCAAAAGCATCATTCTCGAAACTGTTTACAGCAGTTTGCACTACATTGGGATATTTTGTCAGTGGGTCATTAAGTTGAATGTCTAACTCCAGCAAATGAAAGCATGGTAGTACTCACTTTTGGGCAATATGGCCTTTCCAGTTGTCTTTTAACTTCGGAGTGAACTTTAAATTCATCAGACACTGTAAATGGGAATTAATATTTGGTCCCTGAAATCCCAAGGGTCTTGCAAAACACAAATTATAAGTGAAATGGACAATCAAAATATAAAAGGATTACTCCGTTTTGCATCTACTTCTCACATGTTGTATGAAAGTAAATGACTGGAGTCtgtttgtattttcttgaatttgaatatcaTGATAAGCAGACAACTTAGTCTAGTCTACCAATGACATAAGTTTCCTAACTTATCTTTGATGTAATATGTTGAAAGTATAGGCTGCGTCATAGAGGTCCTGACTGGAGTGGCTTGCACTGTCATCAGGATTGTTATCTTGCTCATCAACGGTTAGCTATAATAGATCCCACTTCTGGAGATCAGCCTCTGTATAACGAAGACAAGACAATTATTGTCACGGTAAGAGCAGTTCCTTACAAATGATTACAGTGCTGCAAATTTTTGGATGGTCATATGATGAAATATTTTTGTAATCAATGTTTAAGTAATCTTAGAGAATTTTGGAGTGTTTGATAGTTTTAAAACCACAAGTGGAAAGTTTCTCACAAATGATTACAGTGCTTCAAATTTTTGGATGGTCATATgtgcaaatatttttgtagtcaATGTTTATTCTTGCAAGTAATGTTATAGAATTTTGAAGTGCTTGTTAGTTCGAAAACAATCAGTGGAAATTTGCTTACAGACAAAAAGAGATACATATCAATCTTTATCTTGGAATTTGGTGTGGCTGGGTAACTAGGTAAAACTTAATCTAGCTGACTACTAAATGAATTTTGAAGTGACTTTAGTATTCGTTGGCTGAATAGTTTTTGTAATCTTAGAAACTCATTGTGTGTATCTTTTAGGAGGTAGATTAATTCATCATCCTTGTTTATTGTATGTTACTATAATTTTTATACAAGTTCCttacctgtttcttagattagttGATCAATATTTTATGTAGGGGTACAAGTGTCTAGATTTTAACTCAAACAAAAAATTGTATCTAAAGGGATCAGTTGGATATCGGTAGCAAGACAAATATTGTGTGCATCAAGCGTCTATgcatttttttgtcattttttttccctttggcATTGGCACTCATTTTATTTCATGTTACTCATAGTCATAAGGCTTTCTAATGAGCATCGGAAATCACTATGGTTACCTGTCATATACAAAGATTTAAAGGTAGGAAGACTGTATATAAGTATTGGAGGAGGATGGGCTGGAGATGAAGAGATGGAGAGATGGAGCCGCAGCAGTATGAATgtgttttttttgttgtttttaaatttgatttaataccTATTTGGGTAGTATCTCAAATGCCATAATGAAAATCATTCTTATATTGCTTTTCACTTGCTCACCATGAACCTTGATCTATACTTCTCTCTGTTAGGTTAATGGGGAGATATATAACCACAAAGCATTAAGGGAAAAGCTGAAGTCTCATCAGTTCAGAACTGGAAGTGACTGTGAAGTTATTGCACATCTTGTAAGTACTTATATTCCCTCTGCAGCTATAGGTCCACCACTCTTCTGATCTAACAATGGTTGAAAGCTGTTTTCTGCCTGCTACCTGCATATCTCCTCTATTCTATTTTCtcattataataatatacactacGAATTAGCTGAAAATGACATGTCTACATTTCTGTCCATCTTTAAAGTTCTTGTTGTAGCATTATTTTTCTCCTCTCCTTTTATTATGAACTTCCACATTGTTCTTGGTAGTACGAAGAATATGGAGAAGATTTTGTTGACATGCTGGATGGAATGTTCTCCTTTGTGCTTCTTGACACGCGTGACAAAAGTTTCATTGCTGCTCGGGATGCTATTGGTATTACACCCCTATACATGGGTTGGGGCCTTGATGGTATGCCACATTTTTATGATTAATGCATTTAGTACTAGCTTTATCAATCCTTGGTAACATAAATCTAGCTTGGTTGTCTTCGTTTTTTTCTGCACAACTTGGTAAATTCTAGGTCTCTTTTTACAATAGGCTGCGGTGAAGAATGGATTTGAGAAAATGGTATTCATAGCCAACAATTGTTGTCTGGTTGATAAGTTTAGATTGTTGAGTTGCAGATATTGTTATCATAAATTGGAGTACGTGTCTCAATTAGCTGTGCATCTTCTTTTCCTGGTGTAGAGCTTAGGCAGTCTTCCTCCATAGTTCGTGAAAAATTTTGGGTTAGGTTATTAGAGTTTTGCTTCAGATGTTTTCATCTGTGATCTTCTGAAATCCTATATGTTTTCATCGGGAAGCTCAGACGAATTGTTTATTTGAAGCATTCATGCTTGTGCTTTCCTGTATATGTCAGACCCTTCTCTCACATGGATAAAGATATAATGCCTTTAATCTCGACTCTACACATTGTACAATGGTACTTTTTTATGATTACATAGTTGTAGCTGGTTGCTACAGGTTATGTAGGTAGCTGGTAATCATTAAATGTTAGGACATAAATTTACTGCTAAAACTAAACTGGTATGCTCATGGGAAATTTGCCTTGGCTTCTTTAACTATTATTGAGCTGACCCAATCATATGGTTTGTAACTTAAATAATTCCAGCTGACTCGTTTATTTGGCTCAGTATTTTTTGCACATAAGTACAACAAGAAAtagtcttttcttgtttttcgttttcAACATGAAATCGTTGATGATTTCAACCAtttatcttcttctttctttattgACTCATTTGTGCTTTTGTTTTTTTAGTATTCATTTTTATTCTGACTTTGCCCTTACAAAAAGAGAATGAAGAAGgacaagaaaaaatgaagggttttttCTATTTGCTGTATTAATGAAACTGTTTTCAATTGGTTATGATAAATCCTTGTGGATTATTGTGTTTATGCTAAACAGTGGACAGTGTTATCTTCTCTACAGGATCAGTATGGTTTGCATCTGAAATGAAAGCCTTGAGCGATGATTGTGAGCGATTTATGTCTTTCCCACCTGGCCATGTATATTCAAGCAAGAGAGGTATGCTCATTGAAATCTATTGCTTGCAGGCAATTATGCTTTTACAAATAAAGAATTTATCTTACTGTCTATTTTGACTTTGCAAATTTTACTTGATGAGGTTTCATTGCAAGAAAATTTTGCAAGCTTTATATGAGAAGTGATGATACATTGAGATAGAAAAATGTTGATTTGCTGGTTTTTGTAGTGAATAAACTTATTAGTTCAGCATCATTGTTTTGAGATCATGTAAAACAATGATAATTGACCGGGAGGATTATGTCCTTTTATTAGCTCATGATTTCTCGCAGGCAAGAATACGAAAATAAGCCATTTTTCCATTTATCTTTCCTCTGTTTTAATTAACAGTTAAAACTTATAATGTGTTGTAATGTTTTCTGAATGGCATGATTTTGAACCTTTTTTTAGTAGTTATGTAATCATGATTCCAAATAGCATATTAGATTTTTGCATAGAATTCTGGATTATCTATTAGAATGATTTTTGTGACTATATTTTCAAATATCCACTGTTTAAGCAAAGTACGGTTGAAACTTGTTTCCTTAGTCTCATTAACTACGTCCACAGGTGGGCTCCAAAGATGGTATAATCCAGCATGGTATTCAGAACAGATTCCTACCACTCCCTATGATTCCCTAGTCCTGCGAAAGGCCTTTGAGAAGGTGGGCTTCCATTATGGATAAGATTTTACCATAGGAGCCATGAATATTGTTCATCAGCTTGTGACCTCctcttccctctctctctctctctctcgactTGAGCACATTCCATTCCACAAGTTAGAAGGAATTAATGTGTAATGTTATTTCTTTGGGTAATATAAGGCCATTGTTCTCCAtgtctgcatattcttgtttcttttccttggttAATGCACTTGTATTATTCTGCAGTCACTTTCCAattttttcttgttcctttCGGGTATTGTCTCTTCTTTCTGTCTTCATACTTGGATACTCCTCCCTGATATATTCATATTGGTGTTCTCTCCTGATCTCGTAATTACAGTTTCTGATCAATTTTATAAGAAATAAGTTAACATGTGTTATTTGACTTGAACATTCTTTGATGAATTCAAACATGGTTCTCATGCTACTTCAGCTTTCTACATCCTTTGATATGTAGTggaataacatgtaatttaatagattttGCACTTGCTTTGTCATATTTATggaatattcatttcttattGCCTATGCCATCTGTTTCTTAAATATGCAGGCTGTGGTTAAGAGACTCATGACAGATGTGCCATTTGGTGTTCTTTTATCTGGTGGCCTTGATTCATCACTTGTTGCTGCAGTCGCATGTCGATATTTGTCGGAATCAGAGGCTGCCTGCCAATGGGGGTCTCAGTTACATACTTTTTGCATTGGCTTGAAGGTAGTACTGCACTTGAACGCTGCAATACTTTTGCAACTTGATCGTGTGTCCTCCTTTtgtttattatttgattttttttcatcttATTTAGGGTTCTCCAGATCTGAAAGCTGCCAGGGAAGTAGCTGATTATCTTGGCACTCGTCACCATGAGTTCCACTTCACAGTGCAGGTGTTTTCCCCTCTACCCCTACTGTGCACACCATGATAATGTTATCGGACTCACATTACCCCCCTATTTCATGGTTATGATTGCTATATCAGGAAGGGATAGATGCACTTGAGGAGGTCATTTATCACGTAGAAACATATGATGTGACAACCATCCGAGCAAGTACCCCAATGTTTCTTATGTCACGTAAAATAAAATCTTTGGGAGTTAAAATGGTCCTATCTGGGGAAGGCTCTGATGAGATATTTGGTGGTTATTTGTATTTTCATAAGGCACCCAATAAGGAGGAGTTCCACCAGGAAACATGCCGAAAGGTATGACAAGACATTAGCTtatccccaaaaaaaattaggaaaaggcATTTCCCAtgccatgttttttttttttgtttaaaacctTATGATAGTTCTTGATAGCTGTTTCTTGTGAAATCAGATCAAAGCTCTACATCTCTACGACTGCTTGAGAGCCAATAAATCAACTTCAGCATGGGGTGTTGAGGCTCGTGTACCCTTCTTAGATAAGGAGTTCATCAATGTTGCAATGGGTATTGATCCTGAATGGAAAATGGTTAGTGCTTTAAATATTTCTGTGGTCGAGGTCATGTCAGGGCTAAGGGTGAAACCTCAGAAACTTCAGATAATGTACTTTTTACCAGTGCTGTTATTACATGTAAAGGCGTAGAAAACATACGGAAAACAGCGACTTATTTCCGAGAGTAAGGCTGCCTCATCTTGACCTGAAAGGTCCGGGTTTCAATTTCTGATAATAGCCTCTCTACTTGCTTGCATACACTCTGCTTTCTACAAATTCTTCATTTGAGGTAGCTTGATGCAAGGGGTTTACCAAttttaatttcattgaagaTCCAGCAAAATATATAGCAACACTACCATTTTTGTTTGATACTCATTTCAACATCAACTTTTCCCGATCCTTTTTCTCATTCCTTCTTTTACTGTAAAGATGTGTTTTAAATGTTTGTCATGGCTTTTAATTGCTTGGATCAATCTGCCAGTGATCCATCTGGGTAGATCTCTCTATTTGGGGACATAAAATTGCGTGACCATGTTCCTTTTTCTTCGCAGCATTTAACACTAGATTGTAAGTTTTGACTTACTGTAACTTTGAGTGTCTCTAACTTTTTCTGGGTCACAGTTGAAACACCACATAAGCTATGTATACCGTTATACACACCTAAATACCTcatctccccccccccctcctcctcctcctcctcctcctcctccttcttctCCCCTctgcccaaaaaaataaaataaaataaaaaaccaaCAGTCATCTGCTTATACAATGAAGCATCTTGAA
The genomic region above belongs to Coffea arabica cultivar ET-39 chromosome 7c, Coffea Arabica ET-39 HiFi, whole genome shotgun sequence and contains:
- the LOC113699288 gene encoding asparagine synthetase [glutamine-hydrolyzing] 2, translated to MCGILAVFGCIDNSQAKRSRIIELSRRLRHRGPDWSGLHCHQDCYLAHQRLAIIDPTSGDQPLYNEDKTIIVTVNGEIYNHKALREKLKSHQFRTGSDCEVIAHLYEEYGEDFVDMLDGMFSFVLLDTRDKSFIAARDAIGITPLYMGWGLDGSVWFASEMKALSDDCERFMSFPPGHVYSSKRGGLQRWYNPAWYSEQIPTTPYDSLVLRKAFEKAVVKRLMTDVPFGVLLSGGLDSSLVAAVACRYLSESEAACQWGSQLHTFCIGLKGSPDLKAAREVADYLGTRHHEFHFTVQEGIDALEEVIYHVETYDVTTIRASTPMFLMSRKIKSLGVKMVLSGEGSDEIFGGYLYFHKAPNKEEFHQETCRKIKALHLYDCLRANKSTSAWGVEARVPFLDKEFINVAMGIDPEWKMVRPDLGRIEKWVLRYAFDDDQNPYLPKHILYRQKEQFSDGVGYSWIDSLRDHANQQVTDTMLANASFIYPENTPTTKEGYYYRAIFEKFFPKNAARSTVPGGPSVACSTAKAVEWDAAWSKNLDPSGRAALGVHLAAYEDAKESKMTASETSLQKLQAEKTTVAV